In the genome of Fulvivirga maritima, one region contains:
- a CDS encoding bestrophin family protein, protein MIVNRNLKWRHIIHYTWRSIIYFFLLSIMVYVLHVEFDIPKLSIPFNAVATLSTALAIFLGFKNNNAYDRWWEARKIWGLLVNYSRAWGREVISLAIPADYEDAQALKKWQTKVINRHIAFVHSLRVFLRKKHAYNENGITEVIEDNNRYEDLKDFLSEDEYKLILNKKNPPNYLLQLQSNDLATAFKKGWLSDYRFVRLDETLTEFNNHQGMSERIKNTPFPRPYSFFSRAFVLIHGTMIPFAFIEELGWINIPLSILINFVFLTLDLIGERHEDPFENRMEDTPLTAISLTIEENLKEMQDRTDLPEKPEPVHGVVF, encoded by the coding sequence ATGATTGTAAATAGAAATCTAAAATGGAGGCACATTATCCACTACACGTGGAGGAGTATCATTTACTTTTTCCTACTTTCTATTATGGTTTATGTACTCCATGTAGAGTTTGATATACCAAAGCTTTCCATCCCCTTTAATGCTGTAGCCACACTAAGTACAGCACTAGCCATATTCCTGGGTTTCAAAAACAATAATGCCTATGACAGATGGTGGGAAGCAAGAAAAATCTGGGGATTATTGGTTAACTACAGCAGAGCATGGGGTCGTGAAGTTATTTCGTTAGCTATTCCTGCTGATTATGAAGATGCTCAGGCACTTAAAAAATGGCAAACTAAAGTGATCAATAGACATATTGCCTTTGTGCATTCTTTAAGGGTTTTCTTAAGAAAAAAGCATGCTTATAATGAAAATGGCATCACTGAAGTAATAGAAGATAATAATCGATATGAAGACTTAAAGGATTTCTTAAGTGAGGATGAATATAAGCTCATTCTCAATAAAAAGAATCCACCTAACTACCTACTTCAGCTACAGAGTAATGACTTGGCCACAGCTTTCAAAAAAGGATGGCTTTCTGACTATAGATTTGTTAGACTAGACGAAACCCTGACGGAGTTCAACAACCATCAAGGAATGAGCGAACGCATTAAGAATACGCCGTTCCCCAGGCCTTATAGCTTTTTCTCAAGAGCCTTTGTACTGATTCATGGCACCATGATCCCTTTTGCTTTTATTGAAGAACTTGGCTGGATTAACATACCACTATCCATCCTGATCAATTTTGTATTTCTGACCTTAGACCTAATAGGCGAAAGACATGAAGATCCTTTTGAAAACCGAATGGAAGATACTCCATTAACCGCTATTAGTCTCACTATAGAAGAGAACCTCAAAGAAATGCAGGATCGCACTGACTTACCAGAAAAGCCAGAACCTGTACATGGTGTAGTATTTTAA
- a CDS encoding M1 family metallopeptidase, with the protein MKFKTLILAKALALIFILNSQQGVLAQSDSLRTHVHGRVYSPFITYQATADKVNDLIDTKLEVSFDYEKAYLYGKEWVTLTPHFYPTDSLILDAKGMDIHELALIKGDKKTPLKYSYDDGLQLHIKLDQTYTRNDQYTLYIAYTAKPNELTLGGGSAIVDSKGLYFINPKGTNPNKPIQVWTQGETTQSSCWFPTIDHPNQKTTEQIAMTVPSKYVSLSNGELINQKENNDGTRTDTWKMDEPHSPYLFMMAVGDFKIHHDEWKGKPVDYYLEPAYAPYAEDIFGDTPEMISLFSDLLGVDYPWNKYAQIVVRDYVSGAMENTTATLHGEHIQKTPRELLDGSAEETICHELFHQWFGDYVTTESWSNITLNESFADYSETLWDAHKHGQDAGDEKNYNDMLSYMQLPAEADHDLVNFYYNDPLEMFDLVSYPKGGRILHMLRHYVGDEAFFASLKEYLNTYKHSNAEAHQLRLVFEKVTGKDLTWFWNQWYYGKGYPELDVNYIYNDEAKTAQVVFNQTQQGDKIYRLPMKIDIYSADGSKSRMDYQLDAKKDTLTISYPTGAKPALIDVDAEKILLAKITDHKSLSQFIYSYNHAGIYVTRRQAIEYAAQHQDNKEAVDFLITALDDPYFSIRELTIAKLDLTKDLVAKKAVKKLKKIAQNDEKTVVQAAALSALAPLKDKSNKKLFLAGLKSPSYSVEAAALEGLFELDPKLAYENAVTFKDDHLSVLTNQLAVIFATEGNTSDKEFFKTTYSEASLFNSLRFMEPYTTWLAQVDEAATVKECVNQMYERLSTMNNVRFIGYGVHFLDQLQQAKQDDTEVLNFINTKISQLQQKAASLQ; encoded by the coding sequence ATGAAATTCAAAACATTAATATTAGCTAAGGCCCTTGCCCTGATATTTATACTCAACAGTCAGCAAGGAGTTTTAGCACAATCCGACTCTCTCAGAACACATGTTCACGGGCGAGTTTATTCACCCTTCATAACATATCAGGCCACGGCTGACAAAGTAAATGATCTGATAGACACCAAGCTAGAAGTATCATTTGACTATGAAAAGGCCTATTTATACGGTAAAGAATGGGTTACGCTCACCCCTCATTTTTACCCTACAGATTCATTGATTCTTGATGCCAAAGGAATGGACATTCATGAACTGGCACTCATAAAAGGTGACAAAAAAACACCTCTTAAATATTCTTATGACGATGGCTTACAATTACACATTAAGCTAGATCAAACCTATACCAGGAACGATCAGTACACTCTTTACATAGCCTATACAGCCAAGCCTAATGAATTAACATTGGGAGGAGGTAGTGCTATTGTTGATTCCAAAGGCCTTTACTTTATTAACCCAAAAGGAACTAACCCTAACAAACCGATTCAGGTTTGGACTCAAGGAGAAACTACCCAATCATCTTGCTGGTTCCCTACAATAGATCATCCTAACCAGAAAACCACGGAACAGATAGCCATGACCGTACCGTCAAAGTACGTGAGTTTATCTAATGGTGAATTAATTAACCAGAAAGAAAACAATGACGGCACCCGCACTGACACCTGGAAAATGGACGAGCCACATTCTCCATATCTATTTATGATGGCAGTGGGAGATTTCAAAATCCATCATGATGAATGGAAAGGCAAGCCGGTAGACTATTATCTGGAGCCTGCTTATGCGCCATATGCTGAAGACATTTTTGGAGACACACCTGAAATGATATCGCTTTTCTCTGATCTGCTTGGAGTAGATTACCCATGGAATAAATATGCTCAAATAGTAGTTCGCGATTATGTTTCTGGTGCTATGGAAAACACCACCGCTACCTTGCACGGTGAACACATACAAAAAACACCGAGAGAACTTTTAGACGGAAGTGCCGAAGAGACTATATGCCATGAGCTATTTCACCAATGGTTTGGAGACTATGTTACAACAGAAAGTTGGAGCAACATTACATTGAATGAATCCTTTGCAGATTATAGCGAAACTTTATGGGATGCACACAAGCATGGACAAGATGCCGGTGATGAAAAGAATTACAATGACATGCTCTCTTACATGCAGCTACCTGCCGAAGCAGATCATGACCTTGTAAACTTCTATTATAATGATCCTCTTGAAATGTTTGATCTGGTATCATACCCTAAAGGAGGTAGAATTTTGCATATGCTGAGACATTATGTCGGTGACGAGGCCTTTTTCGCTAGCTTAAAGGAATATTTGAACACTTATAAACACAGCAATGCTGAGGCACATCAGCTTAGACTTGTGTTTGAAAAAGTAACAGGAAAAGACCTAACCTGGTTCTGGAATCAATGGTATTATGGCAAAGGGTACCCTGAATTAGATGTTAATTATATCTATAATGATGAAGCCAAAACCGCTCAGGTAGTATTTAACCAAACACAGCAAGGTGATAAAATTTATAGACTGCCTATGAAAATAGACATCTATAGTGCTGATGGAAGCAAAAGCCGAATGGATTACCAGTTGGATGCTAAAAAAGACACCCTGACTATTAGCTACCCCACTGGGGCTAAACCTGCGCTGATAGATGTTGATGCCGAAAAAATATTATTAGCGAAGATCACTGATCATAAATCGCTTTCTCAATTCATTTATAGCTATAATCATGCAGGCATTTATGTTACAAGGCGACAAGCCATAGAATATGCCGCCCAACATCAGGATAATAAAGAGGCCGTTGACTTTTTAATAACAGCCTTAGATGATCCTTATTTCAGCATAAGAGAATTAACTATAGCAAAACTTGATCTTACAAAAGACTTAGTAGCTAAGAAAGCAGTAAAAAAACTAAAAAAAATAGCTCAGAACGACGAGAAGACCGTTGTACAAGCAGCTGCTTTATCTGCTCTTGCTCCACTTAAAGACAAGTCTAACAAAAAACTATTTTTAGCTGGCCTTAAGAGCCCTTCTTACAGCGTAGAAGCTGCTGCTCTGGAAGGCTTATTCGAACTAGATCCTAAATTGGCCTATGAAAATGCGGTGACTTTTAAAGATGATCACCTAAGCGTTCTCACTAACCAACTAGCAGTAATATTTGCTACTGAAGGTAATACTTCTGATAAAGAATTCTTTAAAACCACTTATTCAGAAGCATCATTATTTAACTCACTCCGCTTTATGGAACCCTACACCACTTGGTTGGCTCAGGTAGATGAAGCCGCCACAGTAAAAGAGTGCGTTAATCAAATGTATGAGCGCTTAAGCACCATGAATAATGTTCGTTTTATAGGATATGGTGTTCACTTTTTAGATCAATTACAACAAGCAAAACAAGATGATACTGAGGTTTTAAATTTCATTAACACCAAAATATCTCAGCTCCAGCAAAAAGCAGCATCGCTACAATAA